In the genome of Kitasatospora cathayae, one region contains:
- a CDS encoding metallophosphoesterase codes for MLTIAHLSDIHLGQVHRRDAGKRARRRARQVMAYLDALPGPLDAVLVTGDLADHGLPEEYRQVAKVLTSRHPVLTCPGNHDRRAPYRQVLLGEEPTTGPVNRLHQLPGADVLMLDSSIPGQHDGLLDDRTLDWLDSQLASGRQELPALVAFHHPPVELHVPYVDGIRQFGEARLAQVLRRHPRVAALLCGHSHTPAATTFAGLPLLVAPGVVSTTTLPCEGGKGISFDHPPMLAFHVLDDTGRLTTHYRVVP; via the coding sequence ATGCTGACGATCGCGCACCTCAGTGACATCCACCTCGGTCAGGTCCACCGCCGGGACGCGGGCAAGCGAGCCCGGCGGCGGGCCCGGCAGGTGATGGCGTACCTCGACGCCCTGCCCGGCCCGCTGGACGCGGTGCTGGTCACCGGCGACCTCGCCGACCACGGCCTGCCCGAGGAGTACCGGCAGGTCGCCAAGGTGCTGACCTCGCGGCACCCGGTCCTCACCTGCCCCGGCAACCACGACCGCCGGGCGCCGTACCGTCAGGTGCTGCTCGGCGAGGAGCCCACGACGGGCCCGGTCAACCGGCTGCACCAACTGCCCGGCGCCGACGTGCTGATGCTCGACTCCTCGATACCCGGGCAGCACGACGGCCTGCTGGACGACCGGACCCTGGACTGGCTGGACAGCCAACTCGCCTCGGGCCGCCAGGAGTTGCCCGCCCTGGTGGCCTTCCACCACCCGCCCGTCGAGCTGCACGTCCCGTACGTCGACGGGATCCGCCAGTTCGGCGAGGCACGGCTGGCACAGGTGCTGCGCCGCCACCCCCGGGTGGCCGCGCTGCTCTGCGGCCACTCCCACACCCCCGCCGCGACCACCTTCGCCGGCCTGCCGCTGCTGGTCGCGCCCGGGGTGGTCTCCACCACCACGCTGCCCTGCGAGGGCGGGAAGGGCATCTCCTTCGACCACCCGCCGATGCTCGCCTTCCACGTCCTGGACGACACCGGCCGGCTCACCACCCACTACCGGGTGGTTCCCTAG